The following proteins are co-located in the Trichormus variabilis 0441 genome:
- a CDS encoding type I restriction-modification system subunit M: MGERNGNGDKSLENWIWDAACSIRGAQEAAKYKDFILPLIFTKRLCDVFDDELNRIAEKVGSRAKAFKLVAMDHNLVRFYLPLQPQNPDDPVWSVIRKLSDKIGEKLTDYLREIAKANPLLNGIINRVDFNATTHGQRDLDDDRLSNLIEKISEKRLGLKDVEPDIIGRSYEYLIRKFAEGSGQSAGEFYTPKEVGLIMAKIMQPEPGMTIYDPCCGSAGLLIKCQLVLQESQGATEKFAPLQLYGQEYTPNTWAMANMNMIIHDMEGKIEIGDTFRHPKFMQAGKLAQFERVVANPMWNQKWFTEKDYDGDELGRFPKGAGYPGSSADWGWVQHILASLDKTGKAAIVLDTGAASRGSGNANKNKEKEVRKWFVEQDLIEGVIYLPQNLFYNTSAPGILLFLNRAKPKERQGKLFFINASLVFAKGDPKNYIPDEEIERIANTFLTWREEEKFSLIVYKDKIAHNDYNISPSRYIHITEEEDFRPIAEILEELEVLEKEAAETNKLLMKVLGRYQ, translated from the coding sequence ATGGGTGAACGTAATGGTAATGGGGACAAATCCCTAGAAAATTGGATATGGGATGCTGCTTGTAGTATTCGCGGAGCGCAGGAAGCAGCGAAGTATAAGGATTTTATTCTGCCGTTGATTTTTACTAAACGACTCTGTGATGTATTCGATGATGAACTAAATCGGATTGCTGAGAAGGTAGGTTCTCGTGCCAAGGCGTTTAAGTTAGTGGCAATGGATCATAATTTAGTGCGGTTTTATTTGCCACTGCAACCACAGAATCCTGATGATCCGGTTTGGTCAGTGATTCGCAAGCTTTCAGACAAGATTGGGGAGAAGTTAACAGACTATTTGCGAGAAATTGCTAAGGCGAATCCTTTGTTGAATGGGATTATTAATCGAGTTGATTTTAATGCCACAACTCATGGACAGCGTGACCTTGATGATGATCGCCTCTCGAACCTGATTGAAAAAATCTCGGAGAAGCGTCTAGGGTTAAAGGATGTAGAGCCAGATATCATTGGGCGCAGTTATGAGTATTTGATTCGCAAGTTTGCTGAAGGTTCAGGACAGTCAGCAGGAGAATTTTACACCCCGAAGGAAGTAGGGCTAATCATGGCGAAGATTATGCAACCAGAACCAGGGATGACGATTTATGATCCCTGTTGTGGTTCGGCAGGTTTGTTGATTAAGTGTCAGTTGGTATTGCAAGAATCACAAGGTGCAACGGAAAAGTTTGCACCGTTGCAACTGTATGGACAGGAATACACTCCGAATACTTGGGCAATGGCAAACATGAACATGATTATCCATGATATGGAGGGAAAAATCGAAATTGGGGATACCTTTCGCCATCCGAAATTCATGCAAGCAGGGAAATTAGCTCAGTTTGAGCGAGTGGTGGCTAATCCCATGTGGAATCAGAAATGGTTCACAGAGAAAGATTATGACGGTGATGAGTTAGGACGTTTCCCCAAAGGAGCAGGTTATCCAGGTTCATCAGCTGATTGGGGTTGGGTACAACATATTTTGGCATCCTTAGATAAAACGGGAAAGGCAGCGATCGTTTTAGATACAGGTGCAGCGTCACGGGGTTCAGGGAATGCTAATAAGAATAAGGAGAAGGAAGTTAGGAAGTGGTTTGTAGAACAGGATTTGATTGAAGGGGTGATTTATCTACCACAAAATCTGTTCTATAACACTTCTGCCCCAGGTATTCTTTTATTTTTGAATAGAGCTAAACCGAAAGAACGACAAGGTAAGCTATTTTTCATCAATGCAAGTTTGGTATTTGCTAAAGGCGATCCGAAAAATTATATTCCTGATGAGGAAATTGAGCGCATTGCCAACACGTTTTTAACTTGGCGGGAGGAGGAGAAATTCAGCCTCATTGTCTATAAGGATAAGATTGCCCATAATGATTATAATATTTCGCCATCTCGTTATATTCATATAACAGAAGAGGAGGATTTCAGACCCATTGCGGAGATTTTGGAGGAGTTAGAGGTTTTAGAGAAGGAAGCTGCGGAAACGAATAAATTATTAATGAAAGTTTTAGGGAGATATCAATGA
- a CDS encoding MerR family transcriptional regulator: MQETFFTSKEASKITGCTLRQLQYWREKGVVVPVISDTGTGRSIYYSKTNLVELAAMVYWLSVGLSFDIACETLKTLKDQEPELFSSGTGRRFMLLSEAQERSPLGAPKISLELMEFDRTKAIASLDEGKPVIPVWLDEIYQQLQQKLKA, from the coding sequence ATGCAGGAGACATTTTTTACAAGTAAGGAAGCTTCTAAAATTACAGGTTGTACACTCCGTCAACTCCAGTATTGGCGGGAAAAAGGGGTGGTTGTTCCTGTTATTAGTGATACGGGGACAGGACGTAGTATTTATTACTCAAAAACCAATTTAGTAGAATTGGCAGCTATGGTATATTGGCTGTCTGTAGGTTTGAGTTTTGATATTGCTTGCGAAACTTTGAAAACACTGAAAGACCAAGAGCCAGAGTTGTTTAGTTCGGGTACAGGTAGACGCTTTATGTTGTTGTCAGAAGCACAGGAGCGATCGCCGTTAGGTGCGCCAAAGATATCGCTTGAGCTTATGGAGTTTGACAGAACAAAAGCGATCGCATCTTTAGATGAAGGCAAACCTGTAATTCCGGTGTGGTTGGATGAGATTTATCAGCAACTACAACAAAAATTAAAAGCTTAA
- the lipA gene encoding lipoyl synthase, with the protein MTVKPDWLRVKAPQWERVGNVKEILRDLALNTVCEEASCPNIGECFQAGTATFLIMGPACTRACPYCDIDFEKKPKALDPTEPTRLAEAVRRMRLNHVVITSVNRDDLPDGGASQFVKCIAEVRAVSPQTTIEVLIPDLCGNWEALKIILQASPEVLNHNTETIPRLYRRVRPQGNYDRTLELLQRSRQIAPWLYTKSGIMVGLGETDAEVRQVMQDLRAVDCDILTIGQYLQPSQKHLQVNDFVTPEQFAAWQAYGEEIGFLQVVSSPLTRSSYHAEQVRQLMERYPRNK; encoded by the coding sequence GTGACTGTAAAACCAGACTGGTTGCGGGTAAAAGCGCCTCAATGGGAGCGCGTTGGTAACGTTAAAGAAATTTTGCGGGATTTAGCGCTAAATACAGTTTGTGAGGAAGCGTCATGTCCGAACATTGGTGAATGCTTCCAAGCTGGTACAGCCACATTTTTGATTATGGGGCCAGCCTGCACCCGTGCTTGTCCTTATTGCGATATTGATTTTGAGAAAAAACCCAAAGCTCTCGACCCCACAGAACCCACACGATTAGCTGAAGCTGTGCGGCGGATGAGACTAAATCATGTAGTCATCACTTCCGTAAACCGAGATGATTTACCAGATGGTGGTGCATCGCAGTTTGTTAAGTGTATAGCAGAGGTGCGCGCGGTTTCGCCTCAAACCACAATTGAGGTGCTAATCCCTGATTTGTGCGGTAACTGGGAGGCGTTAAAGATAATTCTTCAAGCATCACCAGAGGTATTAAACCATAATACAGAAACAATTCCTCGCCTTTATCGACGAGTCAGACCCCAAGGCAACTACGATCGCACCCTAGAATTATTGCAGCGATCGCGTCAAATTGCTCCCTGGCTCTACACAAAATCCGGTATCATGGTCGGCTTAGGCGAAACTGATGCCGAAGTTCGCCAAGTTATGCAAGACCTACGCGCTGTAGATTGCGATATCCTCACAATCGGGCAATATCTCCAACCCAGTCAAAAGCACTTGCAAGTTAACGATTTTGTTACTCCAGAACAATTTGCTGCTTGGCAAGCCTATGGTGAAGAAATCGGATTTCTACAAGTTGTATCCTCACCTTTGACGAGAAGTTCTTACCACGCCGAACAAGTACGACAATTAATGGAGCGTTACCCCCGGAACAAATAG
- a CDS encoding restriction endonuclease subunit S, whose protein sequence is MMKRKTPTIDEHLHEFKISNKTDESYKNRDFGFVPESWKIVKFENILSIFNGYAFKSTDAVDSSNTQLIRMGNLYQNKLDLERSPVFYPDYYAQKYSKYLLKEGDLIISLTGTSEKEDYGFTVKINRTDKNLLLNQRVARIDVISADINHDYIFYFLRSRIFLTPLYLTAKGMKQANLSTNTIKTLNVLIPPLEEQRKIAWILSLVQDAITQQEQIISLTTELKKVLMQKLFTEGTRGEPQKMTEIGFIPKSWEVIRFADAISVTSGQVNPKEKPYSEMLHVGSENIESNSGRLLCLQTNQELNISSGNYYFNNDDILYSKIRPYLNKVALPDFEGTCSADMYPIRSKNGCFNRNFLFHFLLSDIFRNQAISFQDRTGIPKINRAQLGSTLLIRPSLLEQNEISYALDLCDKRINTAYQNLSTSKDLFRILLHQLMTAQIRVDDLNLSALNLVS, encoded by the coding sequence ATGATGAAAAGAAAAACTCCCACAATTGATGAACATCTTCATGAATTTAAAATAAGTAATAAAACAGATGAGTCTTATAAAAATAGAGATTTTGGTTTCGTTCCTGAAAGTTGGAAAATAGTTAAATTTGAAAATATCTTAAGTATTTTTAATGGATATGCTTTCAAATCTACCGACGCTGTAGATTCTTCCAACACTCAACTAATAAGGATGGGAAACCTATATCAAAATAAACTTGACCTAGAGCGCAGTCCTGTTTTTTATCCTGACTATTACGCCCAGAAATATTCTAAGTATCTTCTAAAAGAGGGAGACTTAATAATATCATTAACTGGGACTAGCGAAAAAGAAGATTATGGTTTTACAGTCAAAATAAATAGAACTGATAAAAATTTACTGCTAAATCAACGTGTAGCAAGAATTGATGTTATTTCAGCAGATATTAATCATGACTACATTTTTTACTTTCTACGATCCAGAATATTTTTAACCCCTTTGTATTTAACGGCAAAGGGGATGAAACAAGCTAATTTATCAACAAATACAATTAAGACATTAAATGTTTTAATTCCTCCTCTGGAAGAACAGCGAAAAATTGCATGGATTTTGTCACTGGTGCAGGATGCGATCACACAACAGGAGCAAATTATCTCCCTCACTACCGAACTGAAAAAAGTCCTAATGCAGAAATTATTCACCGAGGGAACTCGTGGTGAACCTCAAAAGATGACGGAAATAGGCTTTATTCCTAAAAGTTGGGAGGTTATTAGATTTGCTGATGCTATCAGTGTCACAAGTGGTCAGGTTAATCCTAAAGAAAAACCTTATAGCGAAATGCTTCATGTTGGCTCTGAAAATATAGAATCTAATAGTGGAAGGCTATTATGCCTGCAAACAAATCAAGAATTGAATATTTCAAGTGGCAACTATTATTTTAATAATGATGATATTCTTTATTCAAAAATCCGACCTTATTTAAATAAGGTCGCATTACCTGACTTTGAAGGAACTTGTAGTGCTGATATGTATCCTATCCGCTCAAAAAATGGGTGTTTTAATCGTAATTTTTTATTTCATTTTCTTTTGTCTGATATTTTTAGAAATCAAGCAATATCTTTTCAAGATAGAACTGGTATTCCTAAAATTAATAGAGCGCAGTTAGGCTCAACTCTTTTAATAAGACCTTCATTATTAGAGCAAAATGAAATTAGTTATGCTCTTGATCTATGTGATAAAAGAATAAATACAGCGTATCAAAACCTATCTACATCAAAAGACCTATTTCGCATCCTTCTTCACCAACTCATGACTGCCCAAATACGAGTTGATGACCTTAATCTTTCTGCCCTCAACCTCGTATCATAG
- the sigC gene encoding RNA polymerase sigma factor SigC encodes MPATSFYADAAYNTQKSRQALDPDIAIDDSDLSVDEIQELEIAAADPATFGASANRRSTDLVRLYLQEIGRVRLLGRDEEVSEAQKVQRYLKLRVVLANAAKQGDEVATPYLHLIEVQERLASELGHRPSLERWAATAGINLCDLKPILSEGKRRWAEIAKMTVEELEKMQSQGLQSKEHMIKANLRLVVSVAKKYQNRGLELLDLVQEGTLGLERAVEKFDPTKGYRFSTYAYWWIRQGITRAIATSSRTIRLPVHITEKLNKIKKAQRKIAQEKGRTPTLEDLAIELDMTPTQVREVLLRVPRSVSLETKVGKDKDTELGELLETDGVTPEEMLMRESLQRDLQHLLADLTSRERDVILMRFGLADGHPYSLAEIGRALDLSRERVRQIESKALQKLRQPKRRNLIRDYLESLS; translated from the coding sequence ATGCCAGCAACATCTTTTTACGCAGATGCCGCCTACAATACCCAAAAATCCCGCCAGGCTTTAGACCCTGATATTGCCATTGATGACAGTGATTTGTCGGTGGATGAGATCCAAGAATTGGAGATAGCTGCTGCTGATCCCGCTACTTTTGGTGCTAGCGCTAACCGTCGTAGTACAGACTTAGTACGTCTATACCTTCAGGAAATCGGTCGAGTCCGTTTGTTAGGACGGGACGAAGAAGTTTCTGAAGCTCAAAAAGTCCAGCGTTACTTAAAGTTGCGGGTAGTGCTAGCTAATGCTGCCAAACAGGGAGATGAAGTTGCTACTCCTTATCTGCATTTAATTGAAGTTCAAGAGCGTCTAGCATCAGAACTTGGCCATCGTCCTTCCTTGGAAAGATGGGCTGCTACTGCTGGTATCAACCTATGTGACCTGAAGCCAATTTTATCGGAAGGTAAACGTCGCTGGGCAGAAATTGCCAAGATGACGGTGGAAGAATTGGAGAAAATGCAATCTCAAGGTCTTCAGTCAAAAGAACACATGATTAAGGCTAATTTGCGCTTAGTTGTGTCTGTGGCTAAAAAATATCAAAATCGTGGTTTAGAATTATTAGATTTAGTTCAAGAAGGCACTCTCGGCTTGGAACGAGCTGTAGAGAAATTTGATCCAACTAAGGGATATCGTTTTAGTACCTATGCCTACTGGTGGATTCGCCAAGGGATTACAAGAGCGATCGCTACTTCTAGTCGTACGATTCGCCTCCCTGTTCATATTACAGAAAAATTAAACAAAATTAAAAAGGCTCAACGCAAAATCGCTCAAGAAAAAGGTCGCACTCCTACTTTAGAAGACCTAGCAATTGAGTTAGATATGACACCTACCCAAGTGCGGGAAGTTTTATTAAGAGTACCTCGTTCTGTTTCTTTAGAAACCAAGGTAGGTAAAGATAAAGACACTGAGTTGGGAGAACTATTAGAGACTGACGGCGTAACTCCTGAAGAAATGTTAATGCGGGAATCTCTACAAAGAGACTTGCAACATTTATTAGCTGATTTAACTAGCCGTGAACGTGATGTCATCTTGATGCGTTTTGGTTTAGCTGATGGTCATCCTTACTCATTAGCAGAAATTGGCCGCGCTCTGGATTTATCACGGGAGCGAGTACGCCAAATCGAATCTAAGGCCTTGCAAAAGCTCCGCCAACCGAAGCGCCGCAACCTTATCCGTGACTATTTGGAATCTCTGAGTTAG
- the cas12k gene encoding type V CRISPR-associated protein Cas12k (Type V-K CRISPR systems have also been known as with the large Cas12k protein, has also been known as type V-U5, and Cas12k as C2c5.) yields the protein MSQITIQCRLVASEPSRHQLWKLMVDLNTPLINELLVQVAQHPEFETWRQKGKHPAKIVKELCEPLRTDPRFIGQPGRFYTSAIATVNYIYKSWFALMKRSQSQLEGKMRWWEMLKSDAELVEVSGVTLESLRTKAAEILSQFAPQPDTVEAQPAKGKKRKKTKKSDGDCAERTLRERSISDYLFEAYRDTEEILTRCAINYLLKNGCKISNKEENAEKFAKRRRKLEIQIERLREKLEARIPKGRDLTDAKWLETLLLATLNVPENEAEAKSWQDSLLKKSITVPFPVAYETNEDMTWFKNERGRICVKFSGLSEHTFQVYCDSRQLQWFQRFLEDQQIKRNSKNQHSSSLFTLRSGRIAWQEGEGKSEPWKVNRLILYCSVDTRLWTAEGTNLVREEKAEEIAKAIAQTKAKGKLNDKQQAHIKRKNSSLARINNLFPRPSKPLYKGQSHILVGVSLGLEKPTTLAVVDGSIGKVLTYRNIKQLLGDNYRLLNRQRQQKHTLSHQRQVAQILASPNQLGESELGQYVDRLLAKEIVAITQTYKAGSIVLPKLGDMREQVQSEIQAKAEQKSDLIEVQQKYSKQYRVSVHQWSYGRLIASIRSSAAKVGIVIEESKQPIRGSPQEKARELAIAAYNSRRRT from the coding sequence ATGAGCCAAATCACTATTCAGTGTCGTCTTGTAGCTTCTGAGCCATCACGTCATCAACTATGGAAGTTGATGGTAGATTTAAATACGCCACTGATTAATGAATTATTGGTTCAGGTAGCCCAACACCCTGAATTTGAAACTTGGCGACAAAAGGGCAAACACCCAGCCAAAATTGTCAAAGAATTATGCGAGCCTTTGAGAACTGATCCTCGCTTCATCGGTCAACCTGGACGTTTTTACACAAGTGCGATCGCCACAGTAAATTACATCTACAAATCTTGGTTTGCATTGATGAAGCGATCGCAATCCCAACTAGAAGGTAAAATGCGCTGGTGGGAAATGCTTAAAAGCGATGCCGAATTAGTAGAAGTTAGTGGAGTTACTTTAGAGAGTCTTCGTACTAAAGCTGCTGAAATACTGTCTCAATTTGCTCCCCAGCCAGATACAGTTGAAGCACAACCAGCGAAAGGAAAGAAACGTAAGAAAACCAAAAAATCAGATGGCGATTGCGCGGAGCGCACGCTACGCGAACGTAGTATTTCTGATTATTTGTTTGAAGCTTACCGCGACACAGAAGAAATATTGACACGTTGTGCAATTAACTATTTACTGAAAAATGGTTGCAAAATCAGCAATAAAGAGGAAAATGCTGAAAAATTCGCTAAACGCCGCCGCAAACTGGAGATTCAAATTGAACGCCTAAGAGAAAAACTAGAGGCACGAATCCCCAAAGGTCGAGACTTAACGGATGCCAAATGGTTAGAAACTCTTTTGCTGGCCACTCTTAATGTTCCTGAAAATGAAGCGGAGGCGAAATCTTGGCAAGACAGTCTGCTAAAAAAATCTATCACAGTACCTTTCCCAGTCGCTTATGAAACCAACGAAGACATGACTTGGTTTAAAAACGAAAGGGGACGTATCTGTGTAAAATTTAGCGGACTGAGTGAGCATACTTTTCAAGTCTATTGCGATTCTCGCCAACTCCAATGGTTTCAACGTTTTTTAGAAGACCAGCAAATCAAACGGAACAGTAAAAACCAACACTCTAGCAGCCTATTCACTCTCCGTAGTGGACGTATTGCATGGCAAGAGGGGGAAGGTAAAAGTGAACCTTGGAAAGTTAACCGCTTAATCCTTTACTGTTCTGTAGATACTCGCCTGTGGACGGCTGAAGGAACAAACCTAGTCCGAGAAGAAAAAGCAGAAGAAATTGCTAAAGCTATCGCCCAAACAAAAGCCAAAGGCAAACTCAACGATAAACAACAAGCTCATATAAAACGGAAAAACTCTTCTCTAGCCAGAATTAATAACCTCTTTCCCCGCCCCAGCAAGCCCTTATATAAAGGTCAATCTCATATTCTTGTTGGTGTTAGCCTTGGTTTAGAGAAACCTACAACACTAGCAGTGGTTGATGGCTCTATAGGTAAAGTGCTTACTTACCGCAATATTAAACAACTACTAGGCGATAATTACAGACTTTTAAATAGACAACGACAACAAAAACACACCTTATCCCATCAACGCCAAGTAGCTCAAATCCTGGCTTCACCGAATCAACTTGGGGAATCAGAGTTGGGACAGTATGTAGACAGATTACTAGCTAAAGAAATTGTAGCGATCACCCAAACATATAAAGCTGGCTCTATTGTCCTGCCTAAATTGGGCGATATGCGAGAACAGGTGCAAAGTGAGATTCAAGCTAAAGCCGAACAGAAATCAGACTTAATAGAAGTTCAACAAAAATATTCCAAACAGTACCGAGTTAGCGTCCATCAGTGGAGCTATGGTCGATTGATTGCAAGTATTCGCTCGTCAGCAGCTAAAGTTGGAATTGTGATTGAGGAATCGAAACAACCGATTCGAGGTAGTCCACAGGAGAAAGCGAGAGAATTAGCGATCGCTGCTTATAATTCTCGCCGAAGAACCTGA
- a CDS encoding NAD(P)H-dependent glycerol-3-phosphate dehydrogenase, translating into MQETTILILGAGAWGASLANLALANGHRVRVWSRRGTETLAALLEDVDIILSAISMKGVREVASQIQSLTPSPETIFVTATKGLEPETIYTPSQIWQSCFPNHPVVVLSGPNLSKEIDQSLPAATVVASRIATAAATVQLAFSSSRFRVYTNPDPIGVELGGTLKNVIAIASGVCDGLHLGTNAKAALVTRGLTEMVRIGNCWGAKTETFYGLSGLGDLLATCNSPLSRNYQVGYQLAGGQTLAQILAKLPGTAEGVNTCQVLVQLARQQNIVIPITEQVYRLLQGEVTPQQALDELMLRDIKPEYN; encoded by the coding sequence GTGCAAGAAACTACCATATTAATTTTAGGTGCAGGTGCTTGGGGTGCATCTCTAGCAAACTTAGCACTAGCCAACGGCCATAGGGTGCGTGTATGGTCACGGCGAGGAACTGAAACACTAGCAGCACTCTTAGAAGATGTTGATATAATTCTCTCGGCGATTTCCATGAAAGGAGTGAGAGAAGTTGCTTCCCAAATTCAATCTCTCACTCCTTCACCAGAAACTATTTTTGTCACGGCTACCAAAGGTTTAGAACCAGAGACTATTTATACGCCATCCCAAATTTGGCAATCATGCTTCCCCAATCATCCAGTAGTTGTCCTCTCTGGGCCAAATTTATCTAAAGAAATTGACCAATCCCTACCAGCAGCCACGGTAGTAGCTAGTCGTATAGCTACTGCCGCCGCTACAGTGCAGCTGGCATTTTCTTCATCTCGTTTTCGCGTCTATACAAATCCTGACCCCATAGGTGTGGAATTGGGGGGTACACTCAAGAATGTAATTGCGATCGCATCTGGTGTATGTGACGGTCTACATTTAGGAACTAATGCCAAAGCCGCTTTAGTCACGCGCGGACTCACAGAAATGGTTCGCATTGGCAATTGTTGGGGTGCAAAGACGGAAACATTTTATGGTTTATCTGGTCTAGGGGATCTGTTAGCTACCTGTAACAGTCCCTTAAGTCGCAATTACCAAGTTGGTTATCAATTAGCCGGTGGTCAAACACTGGCACAAATTCTAGCAAAATTACCAGGAACCGCCGAAGGAGTAAACACTTGTCAGGTATTAGTCCAACTAGCTAGGCAACAAAATATAGTTATCCCTATTACCGAGCAAGTCTACCGATTACTACAAGGCGAAGTTACACCACAGCAAGCCCTTGATGAACTCATGCTCCGAGACATTAAGCCGGAATATAACTGA
- a CDS encoding Fur family transcriptional regulator, which yields MTVYTNTSLKAELNERGWRLTPQRETILHIFQELPQGEHLSAEDLYHRLEADGEGISLSTIYRTLKLMARMGILRELELGEGHKHYEINQPYPHHHHHLICVKCNSTIEFKNDSILKIGAKTAQKEGFHLLDCQMTIHAVCPKCQRALMPL from the coding sequence ATGACTGTCTACACAAATACTTCGCTCAAGGCAGAATTAAACGAAAGAGGCTGGCGTTTGACCCCTCAACGGGAAACTATCTTACATATCTTTCAAGAACTTCCTCAAGGCGAACACCTGAGCGCAGAAGATTTATATCATCGTTTGGAAGCTGACGGTGAAGGAATTAGCCTTTCAACGATTTACCGGACGTTGAAGTTGATGGCTCGGATGGGGATTTTACGTGAACTGGAATTAGGCGAAGGACACAAGCACTACGAAATTAACCAGCCTTATCCCCATCATCATCATCACCTAATTTGTGTCAAATGTAACTCTACTATTGAATTCAAAAACGATTCAATCTTAAAAATTGGGGCAAAAACTGCCCAAAAAGAAGGTTTTCACCTACTAGACTGCCAAATGACAATTCATGCAGTCTGTCCCAAGTGCCAACGCGCGCTCATGCCACTTTAG
- a CDS encoding peptidoglycan-binding domain-containing protein → MDNIAYLHLAFTYEDSEPGELVSLSYLFNKAAAPDWKRLSSRAWKHMLPLALTLSVLSSVSSAWALERGDQGPSVRNLQQKLQQAGFYQAPVTQVYDFSTEEAVRRFQEAAGLPVDGVVGASTLEKLDQWRSTPVANQVQQYTTPNTSTRKNSTTATQVRTTPAARTQATRNTTTATARTQTTRNSTTANVNAVTNKRRDPNYLVKGDEGEAVRSLQQRLRVAGFYYGNATGVFGPITEEAVKRFQTAYKLDVDGIVGPATIRRLPPIGVGGENPPKRATATVKDKLTVGDRGEAVRVLQEQLIQAGYLQGQPNGYFGPYTAEAVKRFQAANYLSASGIAGPTTRAKLHSSLNQAKATKSDFNVLEIQRRLQEKGFYKGQLNGVMADDTKKAIKQAQEFYGISLTDVRSGRF, encoded by the coding sequence ATGGACAACATAGCGTATTTGCACCTAGCTTTCACCTACGAAGATAGTGAACCAGGTGAGTTGGTGTCTTTAAGCTACTTATTTAACAAAGCAGCTGCACCAGACTGGAAACGCCTATCAAGTAGAGCTTGGAAGCATATGCTACCCCTAGCTCTGACATTATCTGTTCTCAGCAGTGTTAGTAGCGCCTGGGCATTGGAAAGAGGAGATCAAGGGCCTTCCGTCAGAAATCTCCAACAAAAACTACAGCAAGCAGGGTTTTATCAGGCTCCTGTAACTCAGGTATATGATTTTTCCACAGAAGAAGCGGTTCGACGTTTTCAAGAGGCGGCTGGCTTACCAGTTGATGGCGTTGTAGGAGCTAGCACTCTGGAAAAATTAGACCAGTGGCGTTCCACTCCGGTGGCTAACCAAGTCCAACAATATACTACTCCCAATACATCAACGAGAAAAAACAGCACAACTGCTACTCAAGTCAGAACCACTCCTGCTGCACGTACACAAGCTACAAGAAACACCACAACTGCTACCGCACGTACACAAACTACAAGAAACAGCACAACTGCTAATGTGAATGCAGTCACAAACAAGCGCCGTGATCCTAACTACCTTGTCAAAGGAGATGAAGGCGAAGCGGTGAGATCACTGCAACAACGTTTGCGAGTTGCAGGTTTTTATTACGGTAATGCTACAGGTGTTTTTGGCCCCATTACCGAGGAAGCAGTCAAAAGATTTCAAACCGCTTATAAACTAGATGTTGACGGTATTGTTGGACCAGCCACAATCAGAAGATTACCGCCAATAGGTGTTGGTGGAGAAAATCCCCCTAAGCGCGCAACTGCAACTGTCAAAGATAAACTGACTGTAGGCGATCGCGGCGAAGCTGTGCGAGTTCTACAAGAACAGTTAATTCAAGCAGGATATTTACAGGGACAGCCAAATGGTTATTTTGGCCCCTACACAGCAGAAGCAGTCAAAAGATTTCAAGCTGCTAACTATCTCAGTGCCAGCGGTATTGCTGGCCCCACGACCAGAGCAAAATTACATAGCTCACTTAATCAAGCTAAAGCTACCAAAAGTGATTTTAATGTCTTAGAAATCCAAAGACGACTACAAGAAAAGGGTTTCTATAAAGGACAACTCAATGGAGTGATGGCAGATGATACGAAAAAAGCCATCAAGCAAGCTCAGGAATTCTACGGTATCAGTCTAACTGATGTCAGAAGCGGACGCTTTTAG